From Solanum lycopersicum chromosome 8, SLM_r2.1, the proteins below share one genomic window:
- the LOC138338005 gene encoding uncharacterized protein: MGCPKVMTLPLIAYSLSDFKDGSFEVYLSKAHAHSKLAKWQILLSEFDIVYVTQKAVKAQALADHMAENPVYDNYRLLKTYFPDEEMAFVGEDISEEYDGWRMFFDGAKNLNGCGIGAVLISPIGQYYQVSAKLRFFCSNNMAKYEACIVGLRRAIDLDVQEMLIIGDSDLLIHQVRGDWATKNRKLLPYLECVHRVCKRFVKTEFRHVPRVQNKFADALATLSSMIRHPDHIYIDPIHIHIHEQPTYCFHVEEEPDGKPWYDDIRGYLKSGEYPKDATTVQKRTIRRLATQFFLSGEILYRRTPDLGLLRCVEAREARRLVKEIHAGTCGPHMNGFTLAKKILRSGYYWLTMETDCIRYVQKCHQCQTDADMTRVPPNELHVTSSPWPFATWGMDVIGPIEPTASNGHRFILVAIDYFTKWVEATSHKSVTKKVVDDFVKNNIICRFGIPESIIIDNGTNLNSDLMRSMCEKFKISHRNSTAYRPQMNGAVEAANKNIKRILRKMIDNHKQWQEKLPFALLGYRTTIRTSTGATPYFLVYGTEAVIPAEVEIPSLRIIQEAK, translated from the coding sequence ATGGGTTGCCCAAAAGTTATGACATTACCTCTCATCGCATACTCCTTATCTGATTTCAAGGATGGATCCTTTGAAGTATATCTTTCAAAAGCCCATGCCCACAGTAAATTGGCAAAATGGCAGATATTATTGAGCGAGTTTGACATAGTGTATGTCACGCAAAAAGCAGTGAAAGCACAGGCGTTAGCAGACCACATGGCAGAGAATCCCGTGTACGATAATTACAGGCTGTTGAAGACCTACTTCCCAGATGAAGAGATGGCTTTTGTGGGAGAGGACATTTCTGAAGAATATGATGGATGGAGAATGTTCTTTGATGGAGCTAAAAATCTGAATGGATGCGGCATCGGGGCTGTTTTGATCTCACCCATTGGGCAATATTATCAAGTATCAGCAAAACTCAGATTCTTTTGCTCAAATAATATGGCCAAATACGAAGCCTGCATAGTAGGTCTCCGACGGGCAATCGACTTGGATGTCCAGGAAATGCTAATAATAGGGGATTCAGACCTATTGATCCATCAGGTTCGAGGTGATTGGGCAACAAAAAATCGAAAGTTGTTACCATATTTGGAGTGCGTGCATAGGGTATGTAAAAGGTTTGTCAAAACAGAATTTAGACATGTACCAAGGGTCCAAAATAAATTCGCAGACGCCTTAGCCACTCTGTCTTCTATGATTCGACACCCTGATCACATTTACATCGATcctattcacattcatatacatGAACAACCAACTTATTGtttccatgttgaggaagagcCTGATGGAAAGCCCTGGTACGACGACATTAGAGGATATTTGAAGAGTGGTGAATACCCAAAAGATGCAACAACTGTACAAAAGCGTACAATTCGAAGGTTAGCAACCCAATTCTTTTTAAGTGGGGAAATCCTCTATAGGAGAACTCCCGATTTGGGACTGCTAAGATGCGTCGAAGCAAGAGAGGCTCGCAGGCTGGTCAAAGAGATACATGCAGGCACCTGTGGCCCTCACATGAATGGTTTTACATTGGCAAAGAAGATTCTGAGATCAGGATATTATTGGCTAACTATGGAGACAGACTGCATTCGCTACGTCCAGAAATGTCATCAATGTCAGACTGACGCAGATATGACTCGAGTACCTCCCAACGAACTCCATGTCACTAGTTCACCTTGGCCGTTCGCAACATGGGGCATGGATGTCATTGGTCCAATCGAGCCAACAGCATCCAACGGGCACAGATTCATTCTTGTCGCAATTGactatttcaccaagtgggttgAGGCCACCTCCCATAAATCAGTGACAAAGAAAGTTGTGGATGACTTTGTCAAAAACAACATTATTTGTAGGTTTGGAATTCCTGAGTCAATCATCATCGACAACGGCACCAACCTAAACAGTGACCTGATGAGATCAATGTGTGAGAAGTTCAAGATCAGTCATCGAAACTCTACAGCATACAGGCCACAGATGAATGGGGCTGTCGAGGCAGcaaacaaaaacatcaaaaggaTATTGCGCAAGATGATCGATAATCACAAACAGTGGCAGGAAAAGCTACCTTTCGCATTGCTGGGGTATCGTACCACAATCAGAACTTCCACAGGGGCCACACCTTACTTCTTAGTATACGGCACTGAAGCTGTGATACCCGCCGAAGTAGAGATACCTTCCCtaaggatcatccaagaagcaaAGTGA